In Phycisphaeraceae bacterium, the genomic stretch AAAAGTAGCGGGGGTAGGATTCGAACCTACGACCTCCGGGTTATGAGCCCGACGAGCTACCAGGCTGCTCTACCCCGCAATCTGGAGTTCCTAACTTTAACGAAACTTTCTCAGAGGTCAAACATACACACACTATGTTGACATCCATCTCGCAAGATCACATTGAAAACTTATCCGCATCAGCAGACTCAATCGACAAAGTTTTCTAGTGAAAGCCCAATTCTCAATCGAGCGCAGTTGCTTACTGCGTGCAGTTTGTTGAACTGCGTCTTTGTCTTATCACTTCTTCACCCGCCTAGTCGTGGATGCCCCATCTTGTTTATGGATGGTCTGGTTGGTTCTCAGACACCAAATCATTCGGATGAGTTGCACCCATATCAGAAGGCCGCGTCAGTTGGAGCGTTGCGAATGTCCTGTCAGGGTGGCAGGGCGGTTGGCGTTTCCTTCCGTGGCTGTCAGGCTGGCATGAGTCCCACAACGTGAAGCTCCACACTATGAATGCGCGTCAACCTAATTTAAATACAAGAGTTAGAGATGATTATTTCCCATCTTGGCTTATCCTTAAATAAGGTACTCCCATTGCACTATCATGTCGGCCCGGCTCGTTCCTCATACGTTGGGTGCTGTCGGGTGGGTCAGGGTCGCAACAACGACGAACTAACAGCGGAGACGATTTCATGGCGGCGAAAGAACTGGCATTTGAAGCTGACGCACGGAAGGGGCTGCTCGCGGGTGTCGAAAAACTCGCAGCGGCGGTGAAAAGCACTCTTGGCCCTCGCGGCCGGAATGCGGTACTCGACAAGTCTTGGGGTGGTCCGACGGTGACCAAAGACGGCGTGTCGGTCGCCGAGGAAATCGAGCTTGGTGACAAAGCTGAAAACATGGGCGCACAGCTCGTGAAGGAAGCGGCAAGCAAGACTTCCGACAAGGCCGGTGACGGCACCACCACTTCAACCGTTCTCGCCGAAGCCCTCTTCAAGGAAGGGCTTCGTCAGATCACCGCGGGTGTTGATGCGAACGCTCTGGTTCGCGGCATGCGCAAAGCGGTCGATGCGGTAGTGGATAGCATCCACAAGCAGTCGAAGCCTATCGATGTTTCCAAGAAAGATGAGATCGCCTCAGTCGCGGCCATCAGTGCAAACAACGATCGCGAGATCGGCAACATTATGGCCGACGCATTCATGAAGGTCGGCAAGGATGGCGTCATCACGGTCGAAGAAGGCAAGAGCCTTGAGACCTATGTCGATGTCGTCGAGGGCATGCAGTTTGATCGCGGGTTCCTCTCTCCGAATTTTGTCACCAACACAGATGATCTGCTCGTCGAGTTTGATCGCTGTCTGGTTCTCGTGTTTGAAGACAAGATTTCCAGCATTCAGAAACTCGTTCCTCTGCTGGAAAAAGTTCAACAGGCCAAGAAGCCGCTGCTGATCATCGCGGAAGATGTCGAGGGTGAAGCACTGGCGACCCTGGTGGTGAACAAACTCCGTGGCGTACTCAACGTGGCGGCTGTCAAAGCCCCCGGCTACGGCGATCGGCGCAAGGCGATGCTTGAAGACATCGCGATTCTCACCGGCGCGACAGCCATCATGAAAGACCTGAGTATCGAGCTGGACAAAGTCGAACTGGACCAGTTGGGTCTGGCGAAGAAGGTAACGATCGACTCGGAAAACACCACGATTATCGAAGGTGCGGGCAGCTCGAAGGACATCCAGGGCCGCATCGTACAGATTCGCCGTGAAATCGAGATCACGACGAGCGACTACGACCGCGAGAAACTCCAGGAGCGTCTGGCGAAGCTCGCCGGCGGCGTTGCGCAGGTGAATGTCGGCGCAGCCAGTGAGGCTGAGCTTAAAGAGAAAAAAGCACGTGTTGAGGACGCTCTGCACGCGACCCGTGCAGCCGTTGAAGAGGGCATCGTGCCCGGCGGCGGCGTGAGCTTTATCCGTGCGTTACCTTCCCTGAAGAATGTGCAGACCTGCTGCAGCGATGAAGCTGCGGGTGTGGAAGTCGTGCGCCGGGCTTTGCTCGTGCCGCTCCAGACCATCGCAGACAACGCGGGCGAGCGAGGCACAGTGGTTGTGCGAAAAGTTCAGGATGGCAAGGGCAATTTTGGATTCGACGCTCTGGCGTTGGAATACGGCGACATGGTCGCCAAAGGCATTATTACGCCGAGCAAGGTTGATCGCACTGCGCTTCAGAACGCAGCGAGCGTCGCCACGCTTCTGTTGACCACCGATTGCGTCGTTACCGAGGCCCCCAAGGATAAGGACGACCACGCCGGCCACGGTCATAGTCACGGCGGCCCTCCAGGCATGGGCGGTATGGGTGGCATGGGAGGAATGGGCGGCATGGGTGGCATGCCGGGCATGATGTAAAAAATTTGACGGCCCTGAATGCCGCCATCAATGCGTAACGTGGTTCTGACAAATAAATCGGTGGGTATTTCCACCCAACAAGGATCAAACGGAGCAACGAAACATGGCAACCGCGACTGCTGAACCAAAAACGAAGATCAACGTCCGTCCTCTTGATGATCGTCTGATCGTTAAGCCGCACGAGGCGGAAGAAAAAACCAAGACCGGCATCTATCTGCCCGAAGGCGCAAAAGAAAAGCCGATGATGGGGCGCGTGCTCGCAGCCGGTCCCGGCAAGCTCGACGATGAGGGTCGTCGGACACCGCTGTCGGTTAAGCCGGGCGATACGGTCGTTTACGGCAAGTATGCGGGCACCGAGATCGAGCTAAATGGGGACAAGTGCATGATCGTCCGCGAGAGTGAATTGCTCGGCGTGGTCGAGAAGTAAGTTCAAACGAAACCTATTCAGGATTGAAACATGGCCAAGAAACAACTCATATTCGGTAACGAGGCGGCAGTCGAGCTTCGCAAGGGGCTTGAGCAACTTGCAGCCGCGGTCAAGAGCACCCTCGGTCCCGCCGGTCGCAACGTCGTGCTCCAGAAGAGCTACGGCAGTCCGGCTGTCACCAAGGACGGCGTCTCGGTCGCCAAAGAGATCGAACTCGCCGAACCGTTTCAGAACATGGGCGCGAAAATGGTTGTCGAGGTCGCCAAGAAGACCTCTGACAAAGCCGGTGACGGCACCACCACTGCGACCGTGCTCGCCGAGGCGATTTATTTGGAAGGAATCAAGCACGTGACGTCGGGATTGAATCCCGTGTCCTTGCAGCGCGGCATTCTCGCCGCCGCCGATGCCGCCAGTGAAGCCATCAAGGAAATGGCGATCAAGACCAAAGGCAAGGATGACTACCAGAAGGTTGCGACCATTTCCGCCAACGGTGACAGCCAGATCGGCGCGCTCATCGCAGAAGCGATTGAAAAGGTCGGCAAGGATGGCGTCGTCGAGATCGAAGAAGGCAAAACGGCTGACACGTCACTCGAATATGTCGAGGGTATGTCGTTCGACAAGGGTTACCTGTCGCCTTATTTCATGACTGATCCAGGCACTCAGGAATGTGTGCTCGAGGATGCGTTGATCCTCATCAACGAAAAGAAAATCAGCAACCTTCCCGACCTGCTCCCGCTGCTCAACAAAGTGGCGATGGCGCAGAAGCCGCTGCTGATTATTGCGGAGGAAGTGGAAAACGAAGCGCTGGCGGCACTGGTCGTCAATCGTCTCCGCGGCGTGTTGAAGGTTTGTGCGGTCAAAGCACCGGGCTTCGGCGACCGCCGCAAGGCCATGCTCGGCGATATCGCCGTACTCACCGGCGGCACTTTCCTGAGCGAAGACCTGGGGCAGACGCTCGAAAATCTTGAGCTTGATGCTCTGGGTAAGGCCGCGAAGATCGTCATCGACAAAGACAACACCACGATCATCCAGGGTGCTGGCAAGAAGAAAGACATCGAGGGCCGTATCGAGCAGATTCGCGGACAGATCGAAAAGACCACCAGTGACTACGACCGTGAAAAACTTCAGGAGCGACTCGCTAAGCTCACCGGCGGCGTGGCGATCCTGCATGTGGGCGGCGCGACTGAGACAGCGATGAAAGAGCGAAAGGATCGCGTGGACGATGCGCTTCACGCGACCAAGGCCGCAGCGCAGGAGGGCTACGTGCCCGGTGGCGGCGTCGCTTTCCTACGTGCGATTCCCGCTGTCGAGGCCGCCAAGAGCAAGGCCAAGGGCGATGAGAAGAATGGCTTCGACATCGTTATCGCTGCACTGGAGGCCCCGCTGCGCCAGATCGTCACCAACTCAGGTGAGGATGGCTATCTGGTCGTCGAAAACGTACTCGAAAAGAAGGGCAGTGCGGGCTACGACGCGGCGACCGGTCAATATGTGGATATGGTCAAGGCTGGCATCATTGACCCAGCCCTGGTTGCCCGTACCGCATTGTT encodes the following:
- the groL gene encoding chaperonin GroEL (60 kDa chaperone family; promotes refolding of misfolded polypeptides especially under stressful conditions; forms two stacked rings of heptamers to form a barrel-shaped 14mer; ends can be capped by GroES; misfolded proteins enter the barrel where they are refolded when GroES binds); translation: MAAKELAFEADARKGLLAGVEKLAAAVKSTLGPRGRNAVLDKSWGGPTVTKDGVSVAEEIELGDKAENMGAQLVKEAASKTSDKAGDGTTTSTVLAEALFKEGLRQITAGVDANALVRGMRKAVDAVVDSIHKQSKPIDVSKKDEIASVAAISANNDREIGNIMADAFMKVGKDGVITVEEGKSLETYVDVVEGMQFDRGFLSPNFVTNTDDLLVEFDRCLVLVFEDKISSIQKLVPLLEKVQQAKKPLLIIAEDVEGEALATLVVNKLRGVLNVAAVKAPGYGDRRKAMLEDIAILTGATAIMKDLSIELDKVELDQLGLAKKVTIDSENTTIIEGAGSSKDIQGRIVQIRREIEITTSDYDREKLQERLAKLAGGVAQVNVGAASEAELKEKKARVEDALHATRAAVEEGIVPGGGVSFIRALPSLKNVQTCCSDEAAGVEVVRRALLVPLQTIADNAGERGTVVVRKVQDGKGNFGFDALALEYGDMVAKGIITPSKVDRTALQNAASVATLLLTTDCVVTEAPKDKDDHAGHGHSHGGPPGMGGMGGMGGMGGMGGMPGMM
- a CDS encoding co-chaperone GroES; the protein is MNVRPLDDRLIVKPHEAEEKTKTGIYLPEGAKEKPMMGRVLAAGPGKLDDEGRRTPLSVKPGDTVVYGKYAGTEIELNGDKCMIVRESELLGVVEK
- the groL gene encoding chaperonin GroEL (60 kDa chaperone family; promotes refolding of misfolded polypeptides especially under stressful conditions; forms two stacked rings of heptamers to form a barrel-shaped 14mer; ends can be capped by GroES; misfolded proteins enter the barrel where they are refolded when GroES binds) — encoded protein: MAKKQLIFGNEAAVELRKGLEQLAAAVKSTLGPAGRNVVLQKSYGSPAVTKDGVSVAKEIELAEPFQNMGAKMVVEVAKKTSDKAGDGTTTATVLAEAIYLEGIKHVTSGLNPVSLQRGILAAADAASEAIKEMAIKTKGKDDYQKVATISANGDSQIGALIAEAIEKVGKDGVVEIEEGKTADTSLEYVEGMSFDKGYLSPYFMTDPGTQECVLEDALILINEKKISNLPDLLPLLNKVAMAQKPLLIIAEEVENEALAALVVNRLRGVLKVCAVKAPGFGDRRKAMLGDIAVLTGGTFLSEDLGQTLENLELDALGKAAKIVIDKDNTTIIQGAGKKKDIEGRIEQIRGQIEKTTSDYDREKLQERLAKLTGGVAILHVGGATETAMKERKDRVDDALHATKAAAQEGYVPGGGVAFLRAIPAVEAAKSKAKGDEKNGFDIVIAALEAPLRQIVTNSGEDGYLVVENVLEKKGSAGYDAATGQYVDMVKAGIIDPALVARTALLNGASVAGLMLTTNVLVSELKEDKDAVVGAVS